Below is a window of Roseivirga misakiensis DNA.
CAACTCCTTCTTTCCGTAATGCACTAAGAATAGATATAGCATGCTTTTGAGAATCTTGATCAAAATTGGTGATCAGTACTTTTGTAGACCTGGCTTTATCTTCTGGAAATAGGTCTAACTCGGCCAGAGTATCATAAATACGATCTATACCGAAGGAAATCCCAACTCCCGAAACACCTGGCATTCCAAAAACACCTGTTAGGTTATCATACCGACCGCCAGCAGTAATGGTACCCATGTTTATTGAGGTAGGTTTTACTTCGTAAATCATGCCTGTATAATAGGAGAGGCCACGGGCTAAGGTGAAATCTATGTTTACTTTATTTCCTGTTGCACCCAAATCGACAAGATGGGTAAGAGTTTCGCGAGCTTCGCTAATGCCTTTCATTCCCACCTCAGAATTGTCGAAATAGCTCGCCAGTTGATTAAGTCGATGCTCATTGTCACCTTCGATAGACAGAACTTCCTTAAGTTTTTCGGTCCCTTCAGGTTTGATGCCACTTTTTTGTAGCTCTTCGACTACTCGGTCAAGCCCGATTTTATCCAGTTTATCTAGAATTGTACAGAAGGTTGAAAACTGATTGGCTGCACCACATATCTCGGCAATTCCTTCGAGTATTTTCCGACTACTTAAAGAAACACTATAATCATTGAATTTCAGCAGTTGAAAAACCTCTTCCACGACAGCCAAAAGTTCCGCTTCGCAAATAAGTGAATCCGTGCCCACCACATCTGCATCGCATTGATAGAATTCTTGGTAACGACCTTTCTGAGGTCTGTCTCCACGCCATACAGGTTGAATTTGATAGCGTTTGAACGGGAATGCAATTTCATTTCGGTTCATCACAACGTAGCGCGCAAAAGGGACCGTCAGGTCATATTTTAACCCCTTTTTCGTGATTTTAGGCAAAACCGCTTTCGATCCATTCTCAAAGTCTTCGGCCGAGGTGCTGTTAAGAAAATCTCCAGAATTTAAAATTCTAAATAATAGCTGATCACCTTCATCACCATACTTTCCGGTTAAGACACTTAAGTTTTCCATGGCCGGAGTTTCTAAGGGCATAAACCCGTACTTCCTAAATACATGCTTGATTGTATCAAGAATATATTCACGTCTGTACATCTGAATTGGGCCAAAGTCTCTAGTGCCTTTTGGAAGTGAAGGTTTTTGTGCCATTGAGATTAATTTTGGACAAATCTACTAAAATGAGATGTGAAAGAGTAGGATTGAAAGCGGCTTGCAAAATTATTCTTAAGATTTAATGAAAAGATAGTTCCAAAAAAGCAAACAAACTCTTATCTTTGCCGCTCATTTTAGGAAAAGCCTTCATCATGGGAGTTACAAGATTAAAGAGAAAAGCAAGAAGAAATAAGCAGACTGCAGCTAAGAGACAGAATAATATCAAGCAACTGACAGCTACGCCAGTTATCAAAAATATTGATAAAGAGGCTCTAATCGCATCTTTTCCTAAGGCGGAAGCACCAAAGGCAGAGGTAAAAGAAACTAAAGCTGAAAAAAGCGAAGAAGCAAAGCCTAAAAAAGCTAAGGCGCCTAAGAAAGAAGCAAAAGCTGAAGAAGCTGACGCTGCTGCTGAGTAATTCATAGCTTCTTGAAAATATTGGAGAGGACTTCGAGCAATCGAAGTCCTTTTTTAGTTTCTACCTCTTTTTCCTAATTCGATTACTTCTAGATCGGATATTTTACTCTCATTAATACTAAACCTCAGAAGTGTTCTTTCTCTATGAAATCCATGGTGTCCGGCTGCTCCAGGGTTCATATAAAGCATCTTGTTTAAGTTTTGGTCGGGCATAACTTTAAGTATATGACTATGGCCGCAAATAAACAGCTGAGGTCGTTCCTCTAGTAATTGAGATTTGACCCCTTTGGCATATCGAGGAGGTGTACCGCCTATGTGAATCATAAATACTTTTAGCCCATCTATGGTAAAAGACTGTACTTCGGGGATTCTTGCTCTGAGGCTCTGGTTATCAATATTCCCGAAAACAGCACGTACGGGTTTAAATTCTTCAAGTTGATCCAAGACATACGGGTCCCCGATGTCGCCAGCATGCCATACTTCATCACAATCTTTGAAATAAGTAAAGACCCTATCGTCCAGAAAACTGTGAGTGTCTGAGATTAAACCAATTTTATTCATCGCTATAGATTCTCAATTTGGGAATTTGATTCGAATATTGGAAGATAATTGAATAGCCTTTGATTCTCTGAAATAGTGAAAATAGTCAATTAGGGTCTTAGAGGCATATTTTTTATATTAAGTAACCGAAAAACAATTATGGTAAGTTTTTTGGCATATCTCCGAAAATTAAAAACATAAAAACATGCGTAACTACTTAATCATTTTAATGCTGGGAATTTTTTCAATGTCTTCCTATGCGCAAACTCAAGACGATCCATGGTGGGTCAATATTGAGTTAACTAACAACAAATTTAGCTATCGATTTTGGGAAGGCCTCTATGACTTCGGTCAGTTAGATAATGCTGGCTTTAGAGTGGGAGTGGATAGATACATTTCTAAAAGCTTTGATGCTGAGTTTGGTTTTTCTCATGGTAAACTACAGTATGAGAATACTTTTCAAAGCACACTAACCGATTTAGACTTAAGACTTGTCTACAAATTAGCGAACGGATATATTTTTAAGGAAGATTCTAAAATTTCTCCATTCGTATTTGCTGGATTAGGTCTTAACTGGTTTAACGATATCGATGGATTCTTTACTCAATTTGAGGAAGGAACTCATGCGAACATGCCACTTGGTGCTGGAATCGAGTTCAAAGTAACGGAAGGGGCAAGCATAACAACAAAGGCAGCCTACAATAATAGCTTCCAAGATACGCCTAGATACATGCAATATTCTTTGGGCGTTTCTTTTTCACTAGGTAAGAAAAAGGATTCAGATGGTGACGGAATCTTCGATAAAGAAGATGCATGTCCTAATCAAGCGGGTCCTGCAGAAAACAAAGGATGTCCGTGGCCTGATTCAGACGGAGACGGTGTGTTAGATAAAGATGACGCGTGTCCTAGTGAGGCAGGTACCTTAAATGGTTGCCCTGATTCTGACGGAGATGGTATAAAAGATAGCGAAGATAAATGCCCTAAAGTTGCTGGTGTAGCTGCATTTGGCGGATGCCCTGACACGGATGGCGACGGTGTACAAGACTCAGAAGATGAGTGTCCGACTGTTGCAGGAACGTTAAACGGATGTCCTGACAACGATGGCGACGGTGTGAAGAATAGTGATGATAGATGTCCTGAAGTTGCAGGTACTTTAAATGGTTGTCCAGATTCCGATGGTGATGGCATCAGAGATCAGGATGATACATGTCCGCAAATAGCAGGTATTGCAGCCAATAACGGTTGTCCTGAAGTGAAAGAGGAAGTTAAGAAGGCATTAGAGCTTGCTGTTAAAAATATCCAATTCAATAGCGGTAGTGATGTGTTAAAAACTTCGTCATATGCTTCACTTAATCAAGTGGCTGAGCTAATGAAAGAGGATACAACTTTCAACTTAGAATTAAGCGGATACACTGATAATACAGGTAGAGCAGACAGCAACTTAGAACTATCTAAGAGAAGGGCCAATGCTGTGAAAGCTTACTTAGAAGGTCAGGGTATTGAATCTAATAGGTTGCAGGCAGAGGGTTATGGAATTGCTAACCCAGTAGCTGATAACGCTACAAGAGAAGGAAGAGCCGCTAATAGAAGAGTGGAATTGAAAATAGTATTCAACTAGTTTTCCTGAACTAAAACTGGAGGGTGTTTCTGCGGAAGCACCCTTTTTTTTGTGCTTAATAAAGGGGTAAACAAGTCATTAAAGCTAACCATATGTGTGATTTTAAATGAAAACATATGACTATATAAAGAAAATGACACTTTTAAATAAACTCCCTTTTTTATATGAAAGTATGTTCATATATTTGACGTATAACCTAAGCAACAATGGAGAGGCAACTTGACCACGAGAGAGTTGAGAAGATTGCATTCGTTCTCAAAACAATAGCGCACCCTATGCGGGTTGCGATCATTGATATGCTTAGTGCTAACGATAAAAAGTCCGTTAACGACATCGCCGGATATCTCGGTTTAGAACAATCACTTACATCACATCATTTGGCTAATATGAAAATGAAGGGCGTTCTCGGTAGTAAGCGAGAGGGTAAAAACATTTTCTATTATTTAAAAATGAAAGAAGCACCAGAATTGATTAAGATTCTGGAGGATGTAAACGTGATGGTTTTTTGATTAGCCTCACAACCTCACGTCATATATACCCCATCAGTTTATAAGTAGCTAAGCCTACCCATTCCTTAACCATAAGCTCCCAATTCATAATCGCTTCTGCCCTCGGGAAAAACAGATCATCAATTTTAGTTGTTGGGCGCATGGTATGGAAACCTGCTGGAAATATATCGAAAGTCACTCCTTGCTTCTCTAAACACAACTTAGCGCGTTTCATATGAAAACTAGAAGTGATGAGTAAATATTTTTGATTTGGAAAGTCACGCTCCAAAATTTCAGCAGTTTCTACGGCATTTTCATAGGTATTTGCCGCATTCGGTTCTACGGTAATATCTTTTTCTGGCACACCCGCCATTTTCAAAAAAGAAGCTAATCTGTTGGCAGCAAAACTGTTGCTAATCTGTTGAAAACCAAGGCCACCACTCACCACTATGTGTTTTATCTTCCCATCGTTGTAAAGCTGCAAAGCATGAGTAATACGATCGGCACCGTGGTTAAAGTAGACCCTGTCTCGCGGTGTTTTACTGCCTTTAGTAACCCCAGAGAATACAATTGCCACATCATAATTCCCGACTTCCTCCATAGGTACGGGATCGTATTCCCAAATCAACATCGCGCGATTGCTGATATATCTGTTAGAGAAGAATAGTAGCAAAATTAAACCAGTCCAAAAACAACGTTTTTTCCACTTCGTGTTTTTTGTCCATACGGAATAGACAAAGAGCCCTATAACCCAGGTGATAGGAAGTACAAAAAAGGCTAGTATTTTAGATAGAACAAAAAACATAAAATCTACTTGACGAAATTAATCTTAACTTTTCTATATTCCTTAAGTACTGAAAATCAGCATGATATACATCGGTCTATTGGTGTTCAAAAAATAATCATGTTTGAGTGTAATGTCTTTTTCACATGCTCGTCTACCCTAATGAATGGAGTTGCAAGAGTTTAAAACAAAGGTTCTACCTCTAAAGGATCGGCTGTTTAGAATTGCCTTAAGTATGCTTAAGTCTACGGAAGAAGCCGAGGATGCTTTACAGGATGTTATGGCTAAGCTTTGGGCGAAGCGTGATCGGCTGGCCGGATATAATAGTATCGATGCTCTTGCAGTGACAATTATAAAAAACCAATGTTTGGATAAACTGAAGTCTATAAAGCATAAACATCAGTTGGACATTCAGGAAATGGAATTTGACTCTGGTTTTATAAGTCCTCAGCGGAAAATTGAATTGAGCGAAAGCATGCAACTCATGATGAAAGCGTTTGAAGGCTTGCCAGAACAACAGCGGTTACTGATTACCCTGAGAGATGTTGAAGGGTATGAATACGATGAGATTGCATTACAGACTGGATTGGCAGTGAATAATATAAGAGTAGGACTCTCCAGAGCAAGAAAAGCCGCAAGGCAAGCTTATTTAAAAGAGACGAGTTATGAAGGGATATAAGGACATAGAAAAGCTCATTGAGCAATATTATAACGGGGATACTTCTCTTGAAGAAGAATTGCAACTCCAAACTTTCTTTGAAGGAGAGGATATTCCCGACCATTTAAAGTCATATCAAGATCAATTCTTGGCAATGACCTATATGAACAGTGTAAAAAGTGAGTTGAGCGAAGACGACCTTTTTGCAAAACTGGAAAATGATACTCCAGTTGTAGCGATGAAACCCTCAAACCGTATTTGGTTCTACCGAATAGCGGCAGGTGTAGCACTTGTTTTATCTGGTGTTTGGTTTGGCAATCAGTTACGGCCAAATGATGGAATGGAGAAAATGCAAGCACAACTGGACGAAATGAAGTCGCTTATGTTCAGCCAGTTAGAAAGTAGTTCAGCGAGTGGTAGGTTACAGGCTGTAAGTAGTTCAATGGCTTTTGAAGAAGCCGATGAAGAAACGGTTGACGTGCTAATTGCCACTCTCAAAAATGATGAGAGTATGCATGTTCGCTCTAAGGCAGCCAGTGCATTGACCAAGTTTGGCTCAAATAAGAAAGCAAGGGAAGCACTCAGAGATGCCTTGTTACAAGAACTCGAACCAGCTGTTCAAATCACGCTAATAGACTGTCTGGTTTCATTAAAAGAAAAGTCATCGATAGAAACTTTTCAGCAACTGAGTAATGATGAAAAAGTACTAAAAGAAGTAAAAGAAGAGGCTTATCTGGGCATATTCCGACTCAAAGAATTATAAACAACAAGTGGATTGATCTCCACAAAACTTAACTCAAAATATTAAAGAAGATTAAACAAACGAAAATGAAAAAGTTAAACATAAAACTAAGCTTAATCGCATTCGCATTGATCCTATCAACTGGATTACTGGCACAAGAATATGAAGTTGAGATAGGCAATTCATCGGCCACAACGGTGATCATAAAAGAAGTCAATAGAGTAACTGTTGAAGCTTATGATGGGAAATCTATTGTGATGATGAACAGTAAAGGTACTTCGCGTCCCAAAAGGGCGGAAGGTCTCAAAGCCTTGAGCGCTAGAGGTGAAGACAACACTAATATTGGTCTCAATGTCCAAAAAAGCGGAAATGAAGTTACGATCATACAAGCTGCTCGGAGAGTGGAAGGAAAATATACCATTAAAGTGCCCAAAGATGTAAAGGTTAAAATCCAGCATACAGGAAACTGGGAAGGTGGTAAAATTGAAGTGTATGGAGTTTCTGGTGAAGTTGAAGTTTCGGGAAGGCACAATGCTGTACACCTAGAAAACGTAACAGGTCCTGCATTAGTCAATACAGTGCACGGCGCTGTAACGGCAATTTTCTCAGAATTTAGCCAGTCTGGTCCAACTTCTTTAGTCTCAGTTTACTCCTCAGTGGATGTGACACTCCCGAGCAAATCAAAGGCAGACATTACCATCAGAACTCCTTACGGTGAGGCTTATTCTGATTTGGAAATAGCATTTGATAAAACGGAAGATATGCGCAAAGTGAGCTCCACAGTGAAAGGTTCAATCAATGGTGGTGGTGTTGGACTAGAGATTAAATCCAACCACGGAAATGCCTACTTGAGAAAGAAGTAAACTAATGATAAGCATGCCTTGAGTAGCTAGAGAAATCAAACTCGGGGCATGTTTTACAAAACTCAAATCATATGAAAAGGTCAATCATAACAACACTTTTTATGCTCTTTGTGATCATTGGTCAGGCACAAGAGCAGTCCACAAAATCCTTTCCGCTTAAAAGCGCTAAAGAGGTCTCTTTAGACTTCGAATACCCTCAAATAGTAAAGATTAAGACTTGGGATAAAGATGAGGTACAAGTCATTTCAAAACTTGATATAAATGAGGGAAAGGATAATGACAATTTTACACTGCGGTCGACGTCAGAAGGAGGCCGGCTTACTATTTCTTCAAAACTTACAGGTCTGAGTAAGTATGATGGTGTCTATATGAGTAGTAGCGATGATTATGAAGATCATAAGCAGAAGGTTTTCAAAAATGGAAAAAGAGTAGATCAAGGCAATGGTAATAGAAATAAAGGAGTAGAAATATTTATTGTGGTTGAAGTGACTGTTCCGAAAAACCGTCCGCTTACTATCACAGCAAAATATGGATTGGTCGAAGTTGTCGATTTACCCATTGAACTTTTTGTCGATGCACATTTTGGTGGGGCTGACCTCACCATCAAAGAAAATAACATCGGTTTTCTCACGGTGTCTTCTTCATGGGGGCAATTATTTTCTGACTTGAATAGTGATTTTAATATCAAGGGCAACGATATGCCTGGTAAGAAAATGATCGCTGAGTTATCGACTAAGAAAAATGGCAATAAGGTAAATGTCGAAACGCGGTTTGGTAATGTGTTTCTCCGTAAAAATTAAGCGATGAGAAATATAATTGTGCTTTTACTAATGATTATGAGTAGCGCTCTTATTGCTCAAGTAGATCATTTAGAGAAAACGTTGCCACTAGATGGCCGTCGAGTACGGATTGATGTTGATTTAGCCACTAATGTGACGATCGGTACGTGGGATAAGGATGAGGTACAGGTCAAGGTTACTTATGAAATAAATGGAGGAGCGCTGAACAAGGCAGTTCAAATAGATCTGGAAGAATTAAAGAGTCGTATTGAGCTTGACCTTGAAATTGATATGGACATGATCAATGATTCTGATTATGAGAGCTGTGAAGGTGATAATTCGCACACTTGGGGTAATAGAAACAACAATAAAATTTGCTCAGACATCGTCGTTGAAGTGCTTTTGCCTCAGAAAACGGAGGTAGAAATAGAAACGGTTATTGCCGATGTTGAAATAAGGGGAGTCTTTGAAGAAATGGATGTGAAAACGGTCACGGGCGATATCAATATTACATGGCCCGAGAAGAAAGGCGCAGAGATAGAACTAAAGACGGTAAACGGTGACATTTACACGAACTTCGATTTAAGTGCTATTCAAGATAGAGGCTTGCCGATGATAAGTAGCCATAAAATCTCGACTACCCATAAATCAGGCGAAAGTTACCTTAGACTTGAAACAGTTACGAGTAACATCTACTTGAAAAAGGGGTGAATAAAGCGTGAAAACTGTTAATTACCCTTAATGTCTGTTAATTCTGAGGGTGATATGCAACATTTTTCGATTAGAACGCATCTGTAATATAGAGCAAGCGAAACTTCAGTAACCTTTTACAAAAGCTGAAGTCTAATAAGAAAAAGAAGAACAAGATGTTTACCCAACCCACACTTTACCTCGGAACCATGGACGGCCAACACAAGATTACCATCAGCGGTGTCGTTTTCTATATTGAATCAGAATGCCGCAAACTATTGACAGATCATTTAAACATAATTTATCGGAATAGCTCGAGGGCTAAGAGTGAGGCGGTAGATGAAAGGATGGCCGAATTATTATTAGATGAATTGAAAGAAGAGGGTAAGCAGATCATATCAAATAAAGAGGTAGTCCACTTTATAGAAAGAACAAGAAATTTAAGGTAACCTGATTAATTGGTTTGAGGTAATTAAAACAGGTGTTTTCTATCCAGGTCCCGACAAAGGTTTGTCGGGATCTTTTTTTGCTAGATAGGGAAGGCAATTCTCGATTACGCTAATTAAATAATTGGTTTTATCTATAATATGACCGTTGGTGAGCTATTTATATTGAGAAAACGAGAATAGTTCTTTAATTGAGCACTATAAACTATTGGATTAGCTTATGACCAAAAGAAGGGAATTCATTAAGAAGTCAGCATTAGCTTCATTAACCTCAATCATCGGAACAGAAATAGTTTTCGGTGAGAAAATGCTGGCCAAGTATTCGCCCATATTTCTGGAACAGAACGACCCACAGACCCTATTCAATAAGCATAAGGAAATGACCACGCTGAACGATCGGCCCTGGAATATTGAAGCAAAAGCGCATTTGTTGGACGACTTAGTAACCCCTGAAGACCGAATGTTTATTCGTAACAATGGAGTTATTCCCAAAAATATCGATGCCAATAACTGGAAACTTACTATTGAGGGAGAATCGGCGAAAGCCACCAAAACATACACGCTATCTGATCTTAAGAACAACTTCAAATCCCATACTTATCAGTTGACGCTCGAATGTGGGGGTAATGGTCGCAGTGAATTTAACCCTCCAGCTAAAGGAAACCAATGGACTGTTGGAGCGGTTTCGAGTGCGAAATGGACTGGAGTTCGTTTAAAAGACTTGTTAACGGACGTTGGCGTGAAAGCGGATGCGGTTTACATTGGCTATTATGGAAAAGACACACACCTGAGTGGTGATCCTAGTAAAGTAGTGATTTCTAGAGGCGTACCGATTGCTAAAGCCATGCAAGACGAAACCCTCATTGCCTATCAAATGAATGGTAAAGATATACCGTTAGCTCACGGTTATCCATTGCGACTAATCGCTGGAGGTTACCCCGCTTC
It encodes the following:
- a CDS encoding DUF4097 family beta strand repeat-containing protein, whose product is MKKLNIKLSLIAFALILSTGLLAQEYEVEIGNSSATTVIIKEVNRVTVEAYDGKSIVMMNSKGTSRPKRAEGLKALSARGEDNTNIGLNVQKSGNEVTIIQAARRVEGKYTIKVPKDVKVKIQHTGNWEGGKIEVYGVSGEVEVSGRHNAVHLENVTGPALVNTVHGAVTAIFSEFSQSGPTSLVSVYSSVDVTLPSKSKADITIRTPYGEAYSDLEIAFDKTEDMRKVSSTVKGSINGGGVGLEIKSNHGNAYLRKK
- a CDS encoding ArsR/SmtB family transcription factor, whose product is MERQLDHERVEKIAFVLKTIAHPMRVAIIDMLSANDKKSVNDIAGYLGLEQSLTSHHLANMKMKGVLGSKREGKNIFYYLKMKEAPELIKILEDVNVMVF
- a CDS encoding RNA polymerase sigma factor; its protein translation is MELQEFKTKVLPLKDRLFRIALSMLKSTEEAEDALQDVMAKLWAKRDRLAGYNSIDALAVTIIKNQCLDKLKSIKHKHQLDIQEMEFDSGFISPQRKIELSESMQLMMKAFEGLPEQQRLLITLRDVEGYEYDEIALQTGLAVNNIRVGLSRARKAARQAYLKETSYEGI
- a CDS encoding sulfite oxidase, with protein sequence MTKRREFIKKSALASLTSIIGTEIVFGEKMLAKYSPIFLEQNDPQTLFNKHKEMTTLNDRPWNIEAKAHLLDDLVTPEDRMFIRNNGVIPKNIDANNWKLTIEGESAKATKTYTLSDLKNNFKSHTYQLTLECGGNGRSEFNPPAKGNQWTVGAVSSAKWTGVRLKDLLTDVGVKADAVYIGYYGKDTHLSGDPSKVVISRGVPIAKAMQDETLIAYQMNGKDIPLAHGYPLRLIAGGYPASASGKWIDRLVVRNIVHDGPKMTGTAYRVPCEAVAPGTEVPEDQMCIIESMPVKSLVTYPKSGALIKLGNSFEVRGKAWAGELSVKEVHISIDFGATWQKAKLSPPANRLAWQPWSVNVELPKKGYYEVWAKATDSEGTSQPMVVPGWNPKGYLNNACHRIAVKAV
- a CDS encoding DUF4097 family beta strand repeat-containing protein; translated protein: MRNIIVLLLMIMSSALIAQVDHLEKTLPLDGRRVRIDVDLATNVTIGTWDKDEVQVKVTYEINGGALNKAVQIDLEELKSRIELDLEIDMDMINDSDYESCEGDNSHTWGNRNNNKICSDIVVEVLLPQKTEVEIETVIADVEIRGVFEEMDVKTVTGDINITWPEKKGAEIELKTVNGDIYTNFDLSAIQDRGLPMISSHKISTTHKSGESYLRLETVTSNIYLKKG
- a CDS encoding YdcF family protein, translated to MFFVLSKILAFFVLPITWVIGLFVYSVWTKNTKWKKRCFWTGLILLLFFSNRYISNRAMLIWEYDPVPMEEVGNYDVAIVFSGVTKGSKTPRDRVYFNHGADRITHALQLYNDGKIKHIVVSGGLGFQQISNSFAANRLASFLKMAGVPEKDITVEPNAANTYENAVETAEILERDFPNQKYLLITSSFHMKRAKLCLEKQGVTFDIFPAGFHTMRPTTKIDDLFFPRAEAIMNWELMVKEWVGLATYKLMGYI
- a CDS encoding OmpA family protein; this translates as MRNYLIILMLGIFSMSSYAQTQDDPWWVNIELTNNKFSYRFWEGLYDFGQLDNAGFRVGVDRYISKSFDAEFGFSHGKLQYENTFQSTLTDLDLRLVYKLANGYIFKEDSKISPFVFAGLGLNWFNDIDGFFTQFEEGTHANMPLGAGIEFKVTEGASITTKAAYNNSFQDTPRYMQYSLGVSFSLGKKKDSDGDGIFDKEDACPNQAGPAENKGCPWPDSDGDGVLDKDDACPSEAGTLNGCPDSDGDGIKDSEDKCPKVAGVAAFGGCPDTDGDGVQDSEDECPTVAGTLNGCPDNDGDGVKNSDDRCPEVAGTLNGCPDSDGDGIRDQDDTCPQIAGIAANNGCPEVKEEVKKALELAVKNIQFNSGSDVLKTSSYASLNQVAELMKEDTTFNLELSGYTDNTGRADSNLELSKRRANAVKAYLEGQGIESNRLQAEGYGIANPVADNATREGRAANRRVELKIVFN
- a CDS encoding HEAT repeat domain-containing protein; the encoded protein is MKGYKDIEKLIEQYYNGDTSLEEELQLQTFFEGEDIPDHLKSYQDQFLAMTYMNSVKSELSEDDLFAKLENDTPVVAMKPSNRIWFYRIAAGVALVLSGVWFGNQLRPNDGMEKMQAQLDEMKSLMFSQLESSSASGRLQAVSSSMAFEEADEETVDVLIATLKNDESMHVRSKAASALTKFGSNKKAREALRDALLQELEPAVQITLIDCLVSLKEKSSIETFQQLSNDEKVLKEVKEEAYLGIFRLKEL
- a CDS encoding metallophosphoesterase family protein → MNKIGLISDTHSFLDDRVFTYFKDCDEVWHAGDIGDPYVLDQLEEFKPVRAVFGNIDNQSLRARIPEVQSFTIDGLKVFMIHIGGTPPRYAKGVKSQLLEERPQLFICGHSHILKVMPDQNLNKMLYMNPGAAGHHGFHRERTLLRFSINESKISDLEVIELGKRGRN
- the hisS gene encoding histidine--tRNA ligase, giving the protein MAQKPSLPKGTRDFGPIQMYRREYILDTIKHVFRKYGFMPLETPAMENLSVLTGKYGDEGDQLLFRILNSGDFLNSTSAEDFENGSKAVLPKITKKGLKYDLTVPFARYVVMNRNEIAFPFKRYQIQPVWRGDRPQKGRYQEFYQCDADVVGTDSLICEAELLAVVEEVFQLLKFNDYSVSLSSRKILEGIAEICGAANQFSTFCTILDKLDKIGLDRVVEELQKSGIKPEGTEKLKEVLSIEGDNEHRLNQLASYFDNSEVGMKGISEARETLTHLVDLGATGNKVNIDFTLARGLSYYTGMIYEVKPTSINMGTITAGGRYDNLTGVFGMPGVSGVGISFGIDRIYDTLAELDLFPEDKARSTKVLITNFDQDSQKHAISILSALRKEGVACEIFPESAKLKKQMAYADKKRISYVLMVGSREIETGVYTLRDMSNGDQMELDLGQLLKQLSDQGA